Proteins co-encoded in one Prunus persica cultivar Lovell chromosome G6, Prunus_persica_NCBIv2, whole genome shotgun sequence genomic window:
- the LOC18773104 gene encoding pentatricopeptide repeat-containing protein ELI1, chloroplastic encodes MTSSTTPLVTTTPSHRQHPPSIDRLTFLIDKSKSINHLLQTHALLLRHGLHNHPILNFKLQRSYASLGRLDYTVALFQRTHNPSVFFWTSIIHSHAQCGLHDLALMYYTQMLTNGVEPNCFTFSAVMKTCPLRLGKALHSQTIKLGFDSDLYVRTGLVDVYARAGDVVSARQLFDTMPEKSLVSLTAMITCYAKRGEVEEARVLFDGMEERDVVCWNVMIDGYAQHGMPNEALLLFRKMLVAKIKPNELTVLSLLSACGQLGALESGRWLHSYIENNGIQVNTHVGTALIDMYSKCGSLEDACLVFDMIDEKDVVAWNSMIVGYAMHGFSRDALQLFHEMCRLSCQPTDITFIGVLSACAYAGLVSEGRAFFSSMKDEYGIEPKIEHYGCMVNLLSRAGQLEEAYEFVKNMKIDPDPVLWGTLLGACRLHGNITLGEEIAEFLLGQNLANSGTFILLSNIYAAAGNWDGVARVRTLMKHSGIQKEPGCSSIEVDNKVHEFLAGDRRSPRSKEIYMMIKEMNQWLTAHGYTPQIDTVLHDLGEREKEQSLEVHSEKLAIAFGLISTQPGTTIKIVKNLRVCSDCHAVTKLISKITGRKIVMRDRNRFHHFANGSCSCGDYW; translated from the coding sequence atgACCTCCTCAACAACCCCTCTGGTCACCACCACACCCTCTCACCGCCAACACCCGCCATCAATTGACAGACTCACATTCCTCATCGACAAGTCAAAATCCATCAACCACCTTCTGCAAACGCACGCCCTTCTCCTCCGCCACGGTCTCCACAACCACCCAATCCTCAACTTTAAGCTCCAACGCTCCTACGCCTCTCTCGGCCGCCTCGACTACACAGTCGCCCTTTTCCAACGAACCCACAACCCCAGCGTCTTCTTCTGGACCTCCATCATCCACAGCCATGCCCAATGCGGTCTTCATGACCTTGCCCTCATGTACTACACCCAAATGCTGACCAATGGCGTAGAACCCAATTGCTTCACCTTCTCCGCTGTCATGAAAACTTGCCCGCTTAGACTCGGAAAAGCCCTCCATTCCCAGACGATTAAACTCGGGTTTGATTCGGATTTGTATGTCAGGACGGGTCTTGTTGATGTTTATGCGAGAGCTGGTGATGTCGTGTCTGCAAGACAACTGTTTGATACAATGCCTGAGAAGAGTTTGGTTTCTTTGACGGCGATGATCACTTGTTATGCAAAAAGAGGGGAGGTTGAGGAGGCCCGTGTGCTGTTTGATGGgatggaggagagagatgtGGTATGTTGGAATGTGATGATTGATGGGTATGCTCAGCATGGGATGCCAAATGAGGCTTTGTTGCTGTTTAGGAAAATGCTGGTGGCGAAAATTAAGCCAAACGAACTGACTGTACTGTCTTTGCTCTCTGCTTGTGGGCAGCTTGGGGCTCTTGAATCAGGTCGATGGCTTCATTCTTACATTGAAAATAATGGGATTCAAGTCAATACTCATGTGGGAACTGCTTTGATTGATATGTATAGTAAATGTGGTAGTTTGGAGGATGCTTGTCTGGTTTTTGATATGATCGATGAGAAGGACGTTGTTGCTTGGAATTCGATGATTGTAGGTTATGCAATGCACGGATTTAGCCGAGATGCATTGCAGTTGTTCCATGAAATGTGTAGACTTAGTTGCCAACCTACTGATATAACCTTCATTGGTGTTTTGAGTGCTTGTGCCTATGCTGGTTTGGTCAGCGAGGGACGAGCTTTTTTCAGTTCAATGAAGGATGAATATGGAATTGAACCGAAGATTGAGCATTACGGGTGCATGGTAAATCTCCTCAGCCGTGCTGGACAGCTTGAAGAAGCATATGAGTTTGTCAAGAACATGAAGATAGATCCTGATCCTGTCCTATGGGGAACTTTACTTGGGGCTTGTAGACTCCATGGTAACATTACTTTGGGAGAGGAGATAGCAGAGTTTCTCCTTGGCCAAAACCTCGCAAATTCAGGAACATTTATTCTTCTTTCTAACATCTATGCCGCAGCTGGGAACTGGGATGGGGTGGCAAGGGTGAGGACCTTGATGAAACACAGTGGGATTCAGAAGGAGCCTGGTTGCAGCTCAATTGAAGTGGATAACAAGGTGCATGAATTCCTTGCAGGGGATAGGAGAAGCCCGAGGAGCAAAGAAATATACATGATGATCAAGGAGATGAACCAGTGGCTTACGGCTCACGGTTACACCCCACAAATTGATACTGTGCTACATGATttgggggagagagaaaaggagcAATCCCTTGAAGTTCATAGTGAGAAGCTTGCTATTGCTTTCGGGCTAATAAGCACTCAACCCGGAACTACAATCAAAATTGTAAAGAACCTCCGTGTGTGTTCGGATTGTCATGCCGTGACCAAgctaatttcaaaaattaccGGGCGGAAGATTGTAATGAGGGACAGAAACAGGTTTCACCACTTTGCAAATGGTTCATGCTCTTGTGGCGATTACTGGTGA